A genome region from Bombus terrestris chromosome 10, iyBomTerr1.2, whole genome shotgun sequence includes the following:
- the LOC100650087 gene encoding UDP-glucose:glycoprotein glucosyltransferase isoform X2 — protein MIDTFRSSAISLYSKLKMRLIIFFYFLLLCMIYIKADRRVNKYVTTLIDAKWKETPLALEAAEYLNDENPSYFWKFIDAFANYDLRNVTEKENYDAVIAFAEKYLSQSEVALMKLGLSLRIYSARVEMFTQMAENKNVSIFDCYNVVDVGGVFTCSLEELEELASQDTWLHPDIYSVDHRYYTSQQSEKIIILYGQIGTPKFSDFHNKLKSLAENRGINYILRHYLKDRIDKNVRLSGYGVELQMKSTEYKATDDSDIKDNAGKDSEATNDSAEETDGINFVTLKNLYPDKQLELDKLQTHLLETSHEIGALKVWQFQELSHQAAERIMNSPTNEAINVLTDISQNFPMQAKSLIRTKANNEMKKEMKLNQAMFSTALNIQPTDTALFINGLFFDLEAVDVLSLLESLRSELRVMESLRKIGFSKTEMGTLLALGLSANTEKQEFAMDIRDSAIIWVNDIEQDSAYGRWSSSLTELLRPTFPGMLRNIRRNLYNLVLIIDPLSGESTPLITLAQSLYLHSVPLRVGFVFVTNYDTSITGLTDASVAVNNAYHYFAETKGSEHALQFLINLGNYIGPEGPDVEDVKKAIKVQDSSANINYILGEESEYDVGRHLANDFVKRSGFKKFPQALLNGVPLSAEQLNANSFEEAVLSTIMSQTPALQKAVYRGEITEGDDVVDYIMNQPNVMPRLNERILKPEKHTWLNLIGTIPNDKDYSKWSPQDLSTWLMDRMRYMYVTRRTSVHHLYTFWVVANLNDAEGRQLLREALEYIDSNADVRISVIINPFDGTNDDNTIDINQIVLATLHSLPVDKAIRFIRDIIKEDVANGKIDIEEEAVKEQLKNQADELFVHRQYVKTVLNLQQGVRAIVCNGRLIGPLDEGEEFTSEDFSLLERFSQSTYDDKSFKMLIKEQLLENDEHERQEVTDDMIMKITSLLASHPQTRSRFHIPFHGDEYSAIKVPATNSDEVVFTLIAIVDPVSRGAQKLGPILKTLQQSLNCNIKVFLNCLDKNSDMPLKSFYRFVFEPQLQFSPDGHVNGAMAKFTKLPTSSLLTQYIHAPENWLVEVVRSVYDLDNIKLDNVAIGVHSEFELEHLLLEGHCFEAVIGNPPRGLQITLGTGKQPLMVDTIVMANLGYFQLKANPGEWILRMRQGRSAEIYDFTTIGGQDVLQNGNDVKVVISSLRSHVLKVKVSKKPDKVGMDLLSEDDKSSGLWNSISRTFTTADDSDDEDEKLNIFSLASGHLYERFLKIMMLSVIKHTKSPVKFWFLKNYLSPTLKDFLPHMAKEYGFEYELVQYKWPRWLHQQTEKQRTIWGYKILFLDVLFPLNVKKIIFVDADQVVRADLKELATMDLGGAPYAYTPFCDSRKEMDGFRFWKQGYWRNHLQGRAYHISALYVVDLKRFRRIAAGDRLRGQYQALSQDPNSLSNLDQDLPNNMIHQVSIKSLPQEWLWCETWCDDASKKYAKTIDLCNNPMTKEAKLQAAVRILPEWIGYDEEIKALQMKLENENRQTEKEENETFGDVEDFTKHEEL, from the exons ATGATAGATACGTTTAGAAGTTCGGCTATTTCATTGTATagcaaattaaaa ATGcggttaattatatttttttattttttactactGTGTATGATATACATTAAAGCAGACAGAAgggtaaataaatatgtaaccACCCTAATAGATGCAAAATGGAAAGAAACACCCTTAGCTCTTGAAGCTgctgaatatttaaatgatgAAAATCCAAgttatttttggaaatttatagATGCTTTTGCCAATTATGATTTAAGAAATG ttacAGAAAAAGAGAACTACGATGCTGTTATTGCTTTtgctgaaaaatatttatctcaATCAGAAGTAGCATTAATGAAATTGGGTCTGTCTCTACGAATTTATTCGGCACGAGTGGAAATGTTCACACAAAtggcagaaaataaaaatgtttccatCTTTGATTGTTATAATGTAGTGGACGTCGGTGGAGTGTTTACTTGTTCTTTAGAAGAATTAGAGGAACTAGCTAGTCAA GATACTTGGTTACATCCAGATATATATAGTGTAGATCATCGTTATTATACGTCTCAGCAGtcagaaaaaattattatattgtatggCCAGATTGGAACACCAAAATTCTCAGATTTTCATAACAAATTAAAAAGTCTTGCAGAAAATAGaggaattaattatattttgcgaCATTATTTAAAG GACAGAATAGACAAAAATGTACGTTTATCGGGATATGGGGTAGAATTGCAAATGAAGTCTACAGAATATAAAGCAACAGATGATTCGGATATCAAAGATAATGCAGGAAAAGACTCAGAGGCCACTAATGATAGCGCTGAAGAAACAGATGgaattaattttgtaacattaAA AAACTTGTACCCTGATAAGCAATTAGAGCTGGATAAATTACAAACTCATTTACTTGAAACCAGTCATGAAATTGGTGCTCTAAAAGTGTGGCAGTTTCAAGAATTAAGTCATCAAGCAGCTGAAAGGATAATGAATTCTCCCACAAACGAAGCCATTAATGTTTTGACGGATATTTCGCAAAATTTTCCAATgcaa GCGAAATCTCTAATTAGAACAAAAGCGAATAatgaaatgaagaaagaaatgaaactcAATCAAGCAATGTTTTCTACAGCTTTAAATATACAACCCACAGATACTGCGCTTTTTATTAATGGTTTATTTTTTGATCTAGAAGCAGTAGATGTGCTTAGTCTTTTAGAATCATTAAGAAGCGAATTGAGAGTAATGGAATCTCTTCGTAAAATCG GATTTAGTAAGACGGAGATGGGTACATTGCTGGCTTTGGGTTTGTCCGCTAACACGGAAAAACAAGAATTTGCAATGGATATAAGAGATTCGGCAATAATTTGGGTAAACGATATCGAACAGGATTCAGCTTACGGAAGATGGTCGTCGTCGTTAACAGAATTATTAAGACCAACTTTTCCTGGCATGCTTAGAAATATTAGAagaaatttgtacaatttg GTATTAATTATTGACCCTTTAAGCGGGGAATCCACCCCTTTGATAACTTTAGCTCAATCTTTATATCTACATTCCGTACCATTAAGGGTAGGTTTTGTTTTCGTAACGAATTACGATACTTCTATAACTGGATTGACTGATGCTAGTGTCGCCGTTAATAATGCATATCATTACTTTGCGGAAACTAAAGGATCGGAACATGCTCTGCAATTTCTGATAAAT TTAGGAAATTATATTGGTCCAGAAGGTCCAGACGTAGAAGATGTAAAGAAGGCAATAAAAGTGCAAGATTCGTCAGCTAACATAAATTATATCCTCGGTGAAGAATCTGAATATGACGTAGGACGTCACTTAGCTAATGATTTCGTAAAACGATCtggttttaaaaaatttccgCAAGCTTTGTTAAATGGTGTACCTTTGTCAGCCGAACAATTGAACGCCAATTCATTTGAAGAAGCTGTTCTATCTACGATCATGTCACAAACGCCTGCATTACAAAAAGCAGTGTATCGAGGAGAAATAACCGAAGGAGATGATGTAGTCGATTATATTATGAATCAGCCAAATGTTATGCCTCG CTTGAACGAGCGAATATTAAAACCGGAGAAACACACATGGTTAAACTTAATTGGCACTATACCTAACGATAAAGATTATAGTAAATGGAGTCCTCAAGATTTATCAACATGGTTGATGGATAGAATGCGTTATATGTACGTAACACGACGCACAAGTGTACACCATTTATATACCTTTTGGGTTGTAGCAAATTTAAATGACGCAGAAGGGAGACAATTATTACGCGAGGCACTTGAATACATA GATTCGAATGCAGATGTCAGAATTAGTGTAATCATTAATCCGTTCGACGGTACTAATGATGATAATACAATTGATATTAATCAAATAGTTCTAGCTACCTTACATAGCCTGCCGGTAGATAAGGCTATACGTTTTATTCGTGACATAATTAAAGAAGATGTTGCTAACGGCAAAATTGACATAGag GAAGAGGCTGTAAAAGAACAGTTGAAAAACCAAGCCGATGAATTGTTTGTACATCGCCAGTACGTGAAAACGGTACTAAACCTGCAACAGGGAGTTAGAGCGATCGTGTGTAATGGACGATTAATTGGTCCTTTAGACGAGGGCGAAGAATTTACAAGCGAAGACTTTTCGCTTTTAGAAAGATTCAGTCAAAGTACTTATGATGATAAATCGTTCAAAATGTTAATAAAGGAACAATTGTTGGAAAATGATGAGCATG AAAGACAAGAAGTCACCGATGATATGATAATGAAAATTACATCCTTGTTAGCATCGCACCCTCAAACGCGGAGCCGATTTCACATTCCATTTCACGGTGATGAATATAG CGCCATAAAGGTTCCAGCAACAAATTCGGATGAAGTGGTATTTACCTTGATCGCTATCGTTGATCCAGTATCTCGCGGCGCACAAAAATTGGGTCCGATTTTAAAAACGCTTCAACAATCTTTAAACTGTAACATTAAAGTGTTTTTAAACTGTTTGGACAAAAATAGCGATATGCCGTTGAAAAG TTTTTATCGTTTCGTGTTCGAACCTCAGTTACAATTCTCCCCCGATGGACATGTTAATGGGGCTATggcaaaatttacaaaattaccaACTTCATCTCTTTTGACACAGTATATTCATGCACCAGAAAATTGGTTAGTGGAAGTAGTTCGGAGCGTGTACGATTTAGACAATATTAAATTGGATAATGTAGCAATTGGAGTGCACAG CGAATTTGAATTAGAGCATTTACTTCTTGAAGGTCATTGTTTCGAAGCAGTAATCGGAAATCCACCTCGTGGATTACAAATCACATTGGGAACGGGAAAGCAACCATTAATGGTTGACACTATAGTAATGGCAAACTTGGGATATTTTCAGCTTAAAGCAAACCCAGGGGAATGGATATTGCGTATGCGGCAAGGACGGTCGGCGGAAATCTATGATTTTACTACTATCGGTGGTCAAGATGTTTTACAAAACGGCAATGACGTAAAAGTTGTTATAAGTTCTCTTAGAAGTCACGTGTTGAAAGTTAAAGTATCGAAAAAGCCGGACAAGGTGGGAATGGATCTTTTATCGGAAGACGATAAAAGTTCTGGCTTATGGAACTCTATTTCTAG GACATTTACGACAGCAGACGATAGTGACGATGaggatgaaaaattaaatatcttctCTTTAGCCTCTGGACACTTGTATGAAAGATTTCTGAAAATTATGATGTTAAGCGTTATAAAGCATACCAAAAGTCCCGTCAAATTCTGGTTCCTGAAGAATTATCTATCACCAACGTTAAAA GATTTTTTACCACATATGGCAAAGGAATATGGTTTTGAATATGAATTGGTACAATACAAATGGCCTCGCTGGCTCCATCAGCAAACTGAAAAGCAAAGAACCATATGGGGTTACAAAATACTGTTTTTGGATGTGCTGTTCCCTTTAAAcgttaaaaagataatattcgTTGATGCTGATCAG GTTGTAAGGGCAGATTTAAAAGAATTGGCGACCATGGACCTTGGCGGCGCGCCATATGCATACACTCCATTTTGTGACAGCAGGAAAGAAATGGACGGATTTCGATTTTGGAAACAAGGTTATTGGCGAAATCATTTACAGGGGCGTGCTTATCACATCAGTGCTCTGTACGTGGTAGATTTGAAGCGATTCCGACGTATTGCAGCCGGAGACAGATTAAGGGGACAGTATCAAGCATTGAGCCAAGATCCTAATAGTTTGTCTAATTTGGACCAA GATCTCCCCAATAACATGATTCATCAAGTGAGTATTAAATCACTGCCGCAAGAGTGGTTATGGTGTGAGACTTGGTGCGACGATGCATCCAAGAAATATGCCAAAACTATAGACTTG TGTAATAATCCAATGACTAAGGAAGCTAAATTACAAGCTGCTGTACGTATATTACCGGAATGGATAGGTTATGATGAAGAAATAA
- the LOC100650087 gene encoding UDP-glucose:glycoprotein glucosyltransferase isoform X1, which translates to MIDTFRSSAISLYSKLKMRLIIFFYFLLLCMIYIKADRRVNKYVTTLIDAKWKETPLALEAAEYLNDENPSYFWKFIDAFANYDLRNVTEKENYDAVIAFAEKYLSQSEVALMKLGLSLRIYSARVEMFTQMAENKNVSIFDCYNVVDVGGVFTCSLEELEELASQDTWLHPDIYSVDHRYYTSQQSEKIIILYGQIGTPKFSDFHNKLKSLAENRGINYILRHYLKDRIDKNVRLSGYGVELQMKSTEYKATDDSDIKDNAGKDSEATNDSAEETDGINFVTLKNLYPDKQLELDKLQTHLLETSHEIGALKVWQFQELSHQAAERIMNSPTNEAINVLTDISQNFPMQAKSLIRTKANNEMKKEMKLNQAMFSTALNIQPTDTALFINGLFFDLEAVDVLSLLESLRSELRVMESLRKIGFSKTEMGTLLALGLSANTEKQEFAMDIRDSAIIWVNDIEQDSAYGRWSSSLTELLRPTFPGMLRNIRRNLYNLVLIIDPLSGESTPLITLAQSLYLHSVPLRVGFVFVTNYDTSITGLTDASVAVNNAYHYFAETKGSEHALQFLINLGNYIGPEGPDVEDVKKAIKVQDSSANINYILGEESEYDVGRHLANDFVKRSGFKKFPQALLNGVPLSAEQLNANSFEEAVLSTIMSQTPALQKAVYRGEITEGDDVVDYIMNQPNVMPRLNERILKPEKHTWLNLIGTIPNDKDYSKWSPQDLSTWLMDRMRYMYVTRRTSVHHLYTFWVVANLNDAEGRQLLREALEYIDSNADVRISVIINPFDGTNDDNTIDINQIVLATLHSLPVDKAIRFIRDIIKEDVANGKIDIEEEAVKEQLKNQADELFVHRQYVKTVLNLQQGVRAIVCNGRLIGPLDEGEEFTSEDFSLLERFSQSTYDDKSFKMLIKEQLLENDEHERQEVTDDMIMKITSLLASHPQTRSRFHIPFHGDEYSAIKVPATNSDEVVFTLIAIVDPVSRGAQKLGPILKTLQQSLNCNIKVFLNCLDKNSDMPLKSFYRFVFEPQLQFSPDGHVNGAMAKFTKLPTSSLLTQYIHAPENWLVEVVRSVYDLDNIKLDNVAIGVHSEFELEHLLLEGHCFEAVIGNPPRGLQITLGTGKQPLMVDTIVMANLGYFQLKANPGEWILRMRQGRSAEIYDFTTIGGQDVLQNGNDVKVVISSLRSHVLKVKVSKKPDKVGMDLLSEDDKSSGLWNSISSFSKFWTFTTADDSDDEDEKLNIFSLASGHLYERFLKIMMLSVIKHTKSPVKFWFLKNYLSPTLKDFLPHMAKEYGFEYELVQYKWPRWLHQQTEKQRTIWGYKILFLDVLFPLNVKKIIFVDADQVVRADLKELATMDLGGAPYAYTPFCDSRKEMDGFRFWKQGYWRNHLQGRAYHISALYVVDLKRFRRIAAGDRLRGQYQALSQDPNSLSNLDQDLPNNMIHQVSIKSLPQEWLWCETWCDDASKKYAKTIDLCNNPMTKEAKLQAAVRILPEWIGYDEEIKALQMKLENENRQTEKEENETFGDVEDFTKHEEL; encoded by the exons ATGATAGATACGTTTAGAAGTTCGGCTATTTCATTGTATagcaaattaaaa ATGcggttaattatatttttttattttttactactGTGTATGATATACATTAAAGCAGACAGAAgggtaaataaatatgtaaccACCCTAATAGATGCAAAATGGAAAGAAACACCCTTAGCTCTTGAAGCTgctgaatatttaaatgatgAAAATCCAAgttatttttggaaatttatagATGCTTTTGCCAATTATGATTTAAGAAATG ttacAGAAAAAGAGAACTACGATGCTGTTATTGCTTTtgctgaaaaatatttatctcaATCAGAAGTAGCATTAATGAAATTGGGTCTGTCTCTACGAATTTATTCGGCACGAGTGGAAATGTTCACACAAAtggcagaaaataaaaatgtttccatCTTTGATTGTTATAATGTAGTGGACGTCGGTGGAGTGTTTACTTGTTCTTTAGAAGAATTAGAGGAACTAGCTAGTCAA GATACTTGGTTACATCCAGATATATATAGTGTAGATCATCGTTATTATACGTCTCAGCAGtcagaaaaaattattatattgtatggCCAGATTGGAACACCAAAATTCTCAGATTTTCATAACAAATTAAAAAGTCTTGCAGAAAATAGaggaattaattatattttgcgaCATTATTTAAAG GACAGAATAGACAAAAATGTACGTTTATCGGGATATGGGGTAGAATTGCAAATGAAGTCTACAGAATATAAAGCAACAGATGATTCGGATATCAAAGATAATGCAGGAAAAGACTCAGAGGCCACTAATGATAGCGCTGAAGAAACAGATGgaattaattttgtaacattaAA AAACTTGTACCCTGATAAGCAATTAGAGCTGGATAAATTACAAACTCATTTACTTGAAACCAGTCATGAAATTGGTGCTCTAAAAGTGTGGCAGTTTCAAGAATTAAGTCATCAAGCAGCTGAAAGGATAATGAATTCTCCCACAAACGAAGCCATTAATGTTTTGACGGATATTTCGCAAAATTTTCCAATgcaa GCGAAATCTCTAATTAGAACAAAAGCGAATAatgaaatgaagaaagaaatgaaactcAATCAAGCAATGTTTTCTACAGCTTTAAATATACAACCCACAGATACTGCGCTTTTTATTAATGGTTTATTTTTTGATCTAGAAGCAGTAGATGTGCTTAGTCTTTTAGAATCATTAAGAAGCGAATTGAGAGTAATGGAATCTCTTCGTAAAATCG GATTTAGTAAGACGGAGATGGGTACATTGCTGGCTTTGGGTTTGTCCGCTAACACGGAAAAACAAGAATTTGCAATGGATATAAGAGATTCGGCAATAATTTGGGTAAACGATATCGAACAGGATTCAGCTTACGGAAGATGGTCGTCGTCGTTAACAGAATTATTAAGACCAACTTTTCCTGGCATGCTTAGAAATATTAGAagaaatttgtacaatttg GTATTAATTATTGACCCTTTAAGCGGGGAATCCACCCCTTTGATAACTTTAGCTCAATCTTTATATCTACATTCCGTACCATTAAGGGTAGGTTTTGTTTTCGTAACGAATTACGATACTTCTATAACTGGATTGACTGATGCTAGTGTCGCCGTTAATAATGCATATCATTACTTTGCGGAAACTAAAGGATCGGAACATGCTCTGCAATTTCTGATAAAT TTAGGAAATTATATTGGTCCAGAAGGTCCAGACGTAGAAGATGTAAAGAAGGCAATAAAAGTGCAAGATTCGTCAGCTAACATAAATTATATCCTCGGTGAAGAATCTGAATATGACGTAGGACGTCACTTAGCTAATGATTTCGTAAAACGATCtggttttaaaaaatttccgCAAGCTTTGTTAAATGGTGTACCTTTGTCAGCCGAACAATTGAACGCCAATTCATTTGAAGAAGCTGTTCTATCTACGATCATGTCACAAACGCCTGCATTACAAAAAGCAGTGTATCGAGGAGAAATAACCGAAGGAGATGATGTAGTCGATTATATTATGAATCAGCCAAATGTTATGCCTCG CTTGAACGAGCGAATATTAAAACCGGAGAAACACACATGGTTAAACTTAATTGGCACTATACCTAACGATAAAGATTATAGTAAATGGAGTCCTCAAGATTTATCAACATGGTTGATGGATAGAATGCGTTATATGTACGTAACACGACGCACAAGTGTACACCATTTATATACCTTTTGGGTTGTAGCAAATTTAAATGACGCAGAAGGGAGACAATTATTACGCGAGGCACTTGAATACATA GATTCGAATGCAGATGTCAGAATTAGTGTAATCATTAATCCGTTCGACGGTACTAATGATGATAATACAATTGATATTAATCAAATAGTTCTAGCTACCTTACATAGCCTGCCGGTAGATAAGGCTATACGTTTTATTCGTGACATAATTAAAGAAGATGTTGCTAACGGCAAAATTGACATAGag GAAGAGGCTGTAAAAGAACAGTTGAAAAACCAAGCCGATGAATTGTTTGTACATCGCCAGTACGTGAAAACGGTACTAAACCTGCAACAGGGAGTTAGAGCGATCGTGTGTAATGGACGATTAATTGGTCCTTTAGACGAGGGCGAAGAATTTACAAGCGAAGACTTTTCGCTTTTAGAAAGATTCAGTCAAAGTACTTATGATGATAAATCGTTCAAAATGTTAATAAAGGAACAATTGTTGGAAAATGATGAGCATG AAAGACAAGAAGTCACCGATGATATGATAATGAAAATTACATCCTTGTTAGCATCGCACCCTCAAACGCGGAGCCGATTTCACATTCCATTTCACGGTGATGAATATAG CGCCATAAAGGTTCCAGCAACAAATTCGGATGAAGTGGTATTTACCTTGATCGCTATCGTTGATCCAGTATCTCGCGGCGCACAAAAATTGGGTCCGATTTTAAAAACGCTTCAACAATCTTTAAACTGTAACATTAAAGTGTTTTTAAACTGTTTGGACAAAAATAGCGATATGCCGTTGAAAAG TTTTTATCGTTTCGTGTTCGAACCTCAGTTACAATTCTCCCCCGATGGACATGTTAATGGGGCTATggcaaaatttacaaaattaccaACTTCATCTCTTTTGACACAGTATATTCATGCACCAGAAAATTGGTTAGTGGAAGTAGTTCGGAGCGTGTACGATTTAGACAATATTAAATTGGATAATGTAGCAATTGGAGTGCACAG CGAATTTGAATTAGAGCATTTACTTCTTGAAGGTCATTGTTTCGAAGCAGTAATCGGAAATCCACCTCGTGGATTACAAATCACATTGGGAACGGGAAAGCAACCATTAATGGTTGACACTATAGTAATGGCAAACTTGGGATATTTTCAGCTTAAAGCAAACCCAGGGGAATGGATATTGCGTATGCGGCAAGGACGGTCGGCGGAAATCTATGATTTTACTACTATCGGTGGTCAAGATGTTTTACAAAACGGCAATGACGTAAAAGTTGTTATAAGTTCTCTTAGAAGTCACGTGTTGAAAGTTAAAGTATCGAAAAAGCCGGACAAGGTGGGAATGGATCTTTTATCGGAAGACGATAAAAGTTCTGGCTTATGGAACTCTATTTCTAG cTTTTCCAAATTTTG GACATTTACGACAGCAGACGATAGTGACGATGaggatgaaaaattaaatatcttctCTTTAGCCTCTGGACACTTGTATGAAAGATTTCTGAAAATTATGATGTTAAGCGTTATAAAGCATACCAAAAGTCCCGTCAAATTCTGGTTCCTGAAGAATTATCTATCACCAACGTTAAAA GATTTTTTACCACATATGGCAAAGGAATATGGTTTTGAATATGAATTGGTACAATACAAATGGCCTCGCTGGCTCCATCAGCAAACTGAAAAGCAAAGAACCATATGGGGTTACAAAATACTGTTTTTGGATGTGCTGTTCCCTTTAAAcgttaaaaagataatattcgTTGATGCTGATCAG GTTGTAAGGGCAGATTTAAAAGAATTGGCGACCATGGACCTTGGCGGCGCGCCATATGCATACACTCCATTTTGTGACAGCAGGAAAGAAATGGACGGATTTCGATTTTGGAAACAAGGTTATTGGCGAAATCATTTACAGGGGCGTGCTTATCACATCAGTGCTCTGTACGTGGTAGATTTGAAGCGATTCCGACGTATTGCAGCCGGAGACAGATTAAGGGGACAGTATCAAGCATTGAGCCAAGATCCTAATAGTTTGTCTAATTTGGACCAA GATCTCCCCAATAACATGATTCATCAAGTGAGTATTAAATCACTGCCGCAAGAGTGGTTATGGTGTGAGACTTGGTGCGACGATGCATCCAAGAAATATGCCAAAACTATAGACTTG TGTAATAATCCAATGACTAAGGAAGCTAAATTACAAGCTGCTGTACGTATATTACCGGAATGGATAGGTTATGATGAAGAAATAA